A segment of the Myxococcales bacterium genome:
GCTGGATTCTGCTCGCCGTGCTGCTGGCCGGCGGGCCGACCCTCTGGCTGCCGCTGGGCCGCGATCAAGGCATCGGCCTGTACATCGCCGACGTGCTGCGGCACGGCGGCGCGCCCTACAAAGATGCCTGGGAAATCCGCCCGCCGGGCATCTTCTACGTTTACGCCGCCGGTCTGGAGTTGTTCGGCAAACACGGCTGGTCGCTGCGCCTGCTCGACTTGCTATGGCAGGGCGCGACCGCGCTCGCGCTGGGCCTGTTGGGGCATCGCCTCTTCGGCCGATGGGCGGGCCTGATCGCCGGCGCGCTCTACGCGGTCGTTTATTTTCTGGGCAACGATTTTTGGAACCTCGGCAACACCGACGCCTTCGTCGCTTTGCCCGCGACCCTCGCCTTGCTGGCGGTGCTGCCGCGTGCGCGCGGGCCGCGCTGGGCGTGGGATCTCGGCGCGGGCCTGCTGATCGGCGCGGTCTTTCTGCTGCGCTTCACGCACGGTCTGCTCTTTCTGCCGGTGATCGCGTTGTTCTTCGCCGGAACGGCCGGTCCGTTCGGCGCGCGCGTGCGGCCGGTTTTCGGCCGCCTCGTCGCCGCCGGCCTCGGCTTCGGGCTGGCGGTCGGCGCCTACGCGCTGCATCTGGTCGTCACCGGCGCCTGGAGCGATTTCTACTACACACTGTTCGTTTTCGCGCCGCGCTACGCGGTGCTGACCCACCACGGCAGCGCCGCCGCCTTCCTGTCCTTTTTCCGGCAGGTCGTCGGCGGCTTCGCCTGGAAGTACGCCGTCCTCGTTTTCCCCGCCGGCGCGATGCTCGCCTGGGCCGCGCGCTACGAGCGCCATCCTTTTTCCGTGGCCGCCGTCTTGTGGATCTTCGGCACGCTGGCGGGTATCGCCGTGATGGCGAAGTTCTATGCCTACCACTGGCTGCCGCTGTTCGCGCCGCTGGCGCTGGCGGCGGGCTGGTACGGGCAACGGCTGGCCGGAGCGTGGCGCCGCCGCTTGCTGCCGGCCGCGCTGCTCGCCACGGCGCTCGCCGTTTTCGGCCTCGGCGCGTTCGCGGTCCGCTTCGGCGCGCTGGCGCCGCGCCGCCTCGCCGACGCCTGGCAACTGTCGACCGGCGCGCTGACCGCCGACGCCTACCGGCAGCGCTTCGACACCCTATCGACCGGCGGGGATTTTTCCGCGACCGCGAACTACCGCGCCGCCGACTACCTGCGCTTGCACACCGCGCCCGGCGACGGCGTTTACATCTGGGGTTTCGAGACGCTGATTTATTTTCTGGCCGACCGCCGGCCGCCGACGCGCTTCTGCTCGAACTATCCGATCGTCGCCAAGTGGCACAAGCGGGAATGGTACGAGGAACTGGTCGCGGCGCTCGCCGCCCGCCCGCCCGCCTACGTGGTGCTGGTCACCCGCGACGAAATGCCGTGGATCACCGGCCAGGGCCGCGACTCGACGGCGATGCTCAAGGCCGAGTTCCCGGAACTGCGCGACTTCATTCTGAACAATTACCAGGCGGAACTGGTGATCGAGAACCTCGTGCTCTGCCGCTACCAGCCGTTGGCCGGACAGCCCTAACGCAGCAACTCGGCGGAAACGAAACCCGCGCGCAGCAACTTCGGCAGCTTTTGCAGCATCCAGGAACGGCCGCGGCCGCCCAGGGGCGCGCCGGGATCGGCGTCGATCGGCGAGAGCGCCAGCGCGGTGCCCGGCCGCGCGGCCAGCGCCCGTTGCAGCAACCGCACCGGAACGAACCGCACCACCTCGTCGGCCAGCGGCCGGCCGTGCCATTCGGCGAGCCACAGCGCGGGCAGGCCTTCGCCTCCGCAGCCGAGCGTCTGGCGGATGCCCGCCTCGCGCAGCGCCGTCACCCGGGCGGGATCCAGGCGGCGATTATCGGGAAACGGCGGCAGGAAACGAAACGGCCCGGTCAAGCCCAGGACGTTCAGGGCGTCGACGGCGTTGAGCACCTGGTGTCGCAGGGCCGCGGGCGTCAGCGACCACGGATCGATTTCATTGTCGGTCAGGACGGCGATTTCGCAGCCGGCCGCAACGACCTGCCGAATCAACTCCGGTTCGCCGCGGATCGTCTCGCCGAAAAAGCCGACCGTCGCCGAATCGGCCGCCGCGACGATTTGTTCGAGCAGGTAGTTCAGGGAAGAGGCCAGGCGCGGCACCGGCGCGGGCAATTTCGCCCCCCGGCCGAGCCGCCGCCAGGCGACGTGCCGCCAATCCACCGCCGGCACCAGCAACACCTCGCGAATCGGCCAGCGCATCTATCGCCCCGCCGGCGTTTTCGGCGCGAACCGGCGCCGTAGCGGCGTCAGCAACAACCGGCGGTCCGCCGCGTCGAGCACGCCGCAGATCCAGGCGAACGCGGGGTACAGCACGAAGCCGGCGACCAGCGTCAGCGCCAGCCGTCCGCCCGCCGGCCATCCGGCCAGCACCCACCGCGACAGGTAGTAGAGGCTGCCGGCCATCAGCAGCGTCGCCGCCAGCGTGCGCAGCAGCGGGCCGCGCAACGGCACCGCGCCGACCACCGCGTGAATCGCCCACAGGTTGATGACCAGCAGGATGCCGAAGCTCAGCACCGTGGCGATCGCCGCGCCGTACAGGCCGTACGGCGGAATCAGGATCAGGTTCGCCACCAGGTTGATCGCCGCGCCGATGCCGGTGATCACCGCCACGCTACGTTCGCGGTCGGTGGCCCGTAGCGTCTGCGACAGCAAGGGATTGATGCCGTCGAGCGCCTGCCCCCAGACCAGGATCGCCAGGGCCGTCGCCGCGGGCGCGAAGGAAGCGCCGAACAGGAGGGGCATCAGGTCGTCGGCGATCAGCGCCAGTCCGGTGGCGGCGGGCAGGACGAACGCCACGAGGTAGCGTAGCGATTGGTGATAGACCTCGCGCAGGCGGTCGGGGCGATCGACAAACAGCCGCGAAAGCACCGGGTAGATGGCGGTGACGAAGCTCGCCGATAACAGGCCGAGGCCTTCCATGACCTTGTAGGCGGCGTTGTAATAGCCGACTTCGCTTTCCGGCCGGAAGAACGAAAGCATGACGATGTCGAGGCGCGCGTAGAGCATGACAAACAGCGTGGTGACGAAAAACGGCCAGGAGCCCTTGAGCAGCGTCAGCATCAGCGCGGGGTCGAAACGCGGCGCGGGCGCCGCCCCCACCCGGCGCAGCATCCCCAGCGCCAGCCCGAAGGTCAGAAACTTGGCCGTGGCGTAGCTGAGCACCAGCGGCGTCAGGCCGTAGCCGAGCCACAGCACGGCGCCGCCGACCGTCACCGTGATCAGCGTGTTGCCGATGTTGAGCAGCGCCGACAGGTCGAGGCGCTCGAAGCCGGCCAGCGCGGCGTGATAGCTGTTGGTCGCCGTGTCGAACACCAGCGCGAAACCCAGAATGAGAATCGCCGCCACGGTGTCCGGGTGGTAGCCCAGGTGCGGGGCGATCACCCGCAACGTCGCGAAGAGCAGCAGCGAAAACACGAAATTGGTCAGCGACACCTGCGCCAGGATGAGCCCGGCCTTCTGGGGCGCCCGGGCGGTTTCCCGGATCAGATACGGCCGCGCGATGTAGTTGGGCAGCACCGCCGCCAGGCCGACCAGCGCCGTCGCGGTCGAAAACCGGCCGAAACCCAGATCGCCCAGACGACGGGCCACGTAAACGAAAAACGCCAGGCTGAGGAACTTGGTGATCAGATTGCCCGCCGCCAGCGATGCGGTGTTTTTCGCAATGCGGGCGAAGGTGCTCATGGCTCTCTTTCTTTCGCCGGTCGCGGCCGGTTACAGCAGGAAGCCCGCGACCAGATACAGCGCCAGGCCCAGAATGATGGCGCTGGAGAAACCGAAGTTCACGGCCAGCAGCATCGCCGCCACCGAACCCAGCACGCTGGCCGCGGAATTGACCGCGAACATCCAGGTCACGCCGCGCGGGTAATCGTAACCCACCAGCCGGATGCCCAGCGGGAACGGCATGCCCATCAGCAGGCCGAGCGGCAGCAGGAACAGGACGGTCAGGCCGATGCGCAGCGGCAACGCCAGGGCCAGGGTCTCGTGGAACAGCCGCGGGCTGACGATGAGCAGCACCGCGACGTACAGCGCCAGCGCGCCGACGATCACCCGCAGGCGCGGCACGGTCCGGTCGGGATAGATGCGCTCGGACAGCCCCGCGCCCAATCCCGAGGCCAGCAGAATTGTGAAGAGCACGACGGTCAGCGCGTAGGTCGGATGACCGAGGTAGAGAATGAACTTCTGCATGATCGCCACCTCGACCAGCAGGTAGGCCAGGCCCAGCGCGGCGAAGTACAGCGCAAAGCGGAACGGCGGCTTGGCCTTGCTTTCGCGGGTCAGCCAGGCCGGCAGCAGGATGAACAGCGCCACCAGCCCCAGCACCAGCGCCCCGAGCGCGTAAAGCACCAGCGGGCCGAGGTTGTGGATCTTGGCGCTGTAAGCCTCCTTGAAGACCTCCGGCAGGTTCCGCAGCCGCAGGGTATAGAACAGGAACGGCCGGTTGTCGGTGGTCGGCGAGAGATCCTGCTTCTGCTCGGCGAACCAGGCGGCGAAATCGCCCCGCTCCGCCAGTTCCTTGAAGCGCGGGTCGTCGCCCGAATGATAGGGGCTGTAGACGATCGGCAGGTTCAGCTTGGCGCAGTGCTCGACCAGGTCGCCCATTTCCTGCAGCGTGAACTCGTCCTTCTTGATCATCAGGTTGGCGAAGGCCTCGTCGCGGGCGATGAAGAAGTGCCGCTCCGGATACTTCACGCCCTGCTGCAGCAACACGGTTTTCGCCAACGCCATCAGGCGCAGCACGATTTCCTGCGTGTCGTTCCAGCGCTTGATGCTGATCATGCCGCCCGGCGCGAGGTGGTCGAAATACTCGTGCATCGCCTCGACGGTGAAGACGTTGTTTTCGGAAAGCGCGAACGCGCCGGCCGCGGTGGCCGCCCAGGTGTCGATCAGCGTGAACTGGATGACGTCGAATTTTTCGTTCGTGCGCCGGATGTAGCTGCGGCCCTCGTCGATCACCACGTCGACGTCGGGGCGGTTGTAGAGGCCGCCGGAGACGTTCGCGAAACGGTTGCGCACCAGATCGACGACCAGCGGGTTGTATTCGAGCGCGACGACGCGCTTGGCCCCGGCGTCCAGCGCCGTCAGCACGTGCTCGCCGCCGCCGGACCCGAAGATCAGCGTCGTCGAGCCGGGCCGGATGATGTACGGCAGGCGCTGCAAATAGGCCGCGGCGTCCTGGGTCTTGGCGGTGTCGCCGTCGAACGGCGTGATCGGCGTGTGGGCGATGCCGTCGATCTCGATCATGATGTCGCCGATGTCCGGCCGGGCGAAGGCGATGACGCGCGAGAAGCTGTTCCAGTCGACCGTCAGGCGGGCGGGCTCGCGGTTGCCCTTGACGTAGCGCGGCTCCAGCAGCGTCGACCCGGTGGTCAGGTGAAAGATCGCCACCGCCAGCAGGCCGCCGGCGACCGCCAGCCCCACCGTCCACCGCGACTTTTTGTCGGCCCCGCCGGCCGTCACGCCGCCGAGCGCCGCCAGCGCCCCCGCGACGAGCACCGCCGCCGGACCGCCGAACAGTTTCAGGAGCGGCACGGTCAGCAGGCAGCCGAGGCCCGCGCCGATCAGGTCGAAGAAATACACCACGCCGGCCCGCTTGGCCTCGAGCTGCAACAGCAGCGAAATGAATAGGCCGCCGGCGACGAACGGCAGCGCCGAAACGGTGTAGACCAGGGCCAGTTTGAGCAGGCTGGCGCTGGTGAATTCGAAATCGCCGAGCTTCATCGTCAGCAACAGGGCGATGAGCAAACCGCCCGCCGCGCCCGACGCCGCGCCGGCGAAAGACAGCGCCGCTTCTTCCCGGCCGGCCAGCCGGGATCCGAACCAGTGGGCGAGCAGCGCGCCCAAACCCATGCCGAATAGACTGACGCTGATCGCGAGGAAGGCGAAGTGGTACCACATCACCACCGAGTACACCCGCGTCAGCACGATTTCGGTCGCGAGCATGGCGCACGCCACCAGCGTCAAACCCAACAAACGGCGCATTCGCATTTCGTTACCTGCCAATCAAGCGCTTCACCTTGGCGCGAAGCTGGTCATCGGTATTGATGGCGCTATGCCACATGAACAAGCGGCCGCGCCATCCGCCGCGCGCGGCCTGCCACTCTACGAGTTCGCGTTTTTCCCGGGCC
Coding sequences within it:
- a CDS encoding flippase translates to MSTFARIAKNTASLAAGNLITKFLSLAFFVYVARRLGDLGFGRFSTATALVGLAAVLPNYIARPYLIRETARAPQKAGLILAQVSLTNFVFSLLLFATLRVIAPHLGYHPDTVAAILILGFALVFDTATNSYHAALAGFERLDLSALLNIGNTLITVTVGGAVLWLGYGLTPLVLSYATAKFLTFGLALGMLRRVGAAPAPRFDPALMLTLLKGSWPFFVTTLFVMLYARLDIVMLSFFRPESEVGYYNAAYKVMEGLGLLSASFVTAIYPVLSRLFVDRPDRLREVYHQSLRYLVAFVLPAATGLALIADDLMPLLFGASFAPAATALAILVWGQALDGINPLLSQTLRATDRERSVAVITGIGAAINLVANLILIPPYGLYGAAIATVLSFGILLVINLWAIHAVVGAVPLRGPLLRTLAATLLMAGSLYYLSRWVLAGWPAGGRLALTLVAGFVLYPAFAWICGVLDAADRRLLLTPLRRRFAPKTPAGR